The genome window TAGAAACGCCGCCATGATTGAAATGGAGGATTCTTACATTCCAAGTTTTTAATGTTTGCGGCCTAATTATTAAGAAACTTTCAATAACCTAAATCTCTGAAATTATAATACTAATGTTAATAATCCGTTCCCTTCCGCCCTGTAGAATGTATAATGTGCGTAAATGGCACAGGCATCCGTCACGTTTTGTCGTTTGAGTGGCCTGTTGCCCGAGATaagtgcagaaatgtaaatgtaatacaTTTACCAATAAACCTGTGAATAAATAAGAGAAGCTTCTTTGCATCTTTAGATTATGCACTTGTCATTTTGAGCAGAGACCATGTTTGCCGATATTTTGAACATGAGAAGTTGAGCCTAAAACTCCAAAGAACAACATGAACATTTAGCTGCAGCGGGACTATTTGAAGAGGCCTGAATAAACAGAACGCAAACGTGCGTAAACAGTTACGTAATACAAATACAGAATAAAGCAAAGTGCACACTAAAATCCTCCCCATTTTCCATTTACTGCATTGGACAAAATTACCCAGAAGGAGGCTGCAAGCGGGAGGTGGAAGGCAGGAGGTGCTTATGAAGTGGCTTCCCTTCACTGATACTAATCATCATTTATAGGAATCTCCACTTTTAAGTAGAAGGTTGATCACAGGAAGGCTGAATGCACGTGAAGCGCTTTGATATTTTGTTCAGAAATAGAAAGAATCAGATTTTAAATACCGTGTATTTGGAGTAGCTGGAGTTCCAAGCTGTCTTAGCTTCGCTCTGATCTTGGCGTTCCATCCTCTCTCAGTCATTTGCCCACTTGTGCAGCTTTGCTGAGATTGTCCGGAGGCCAGCAGCAACTTAATCCACGTAATCCAAtcactgcattttttttctctcctccctttttTCTATGTAGATTAGTGTATTTTTATATGTAGTACAAGCTTAAGCAGTAAATCTGAATtgggaaataaaacaagagaGATAAATCAGAAGATTACGTCTGTCCTGGTCCAACGCCACGGTGATAAACAGAGCCCGTGTGTTGCCGGGGACGCTACGTCTAGAATCAGAACTGACGATCGCAGCTATGACAGAAAATAATCGGCCTGGAAAAGCAAAAGAATCCCACGCCCAGTGGGAGACGTGTTTGTTACCTTTATTAATTTAGAGttgagaaaaggggggggggggagcagcatCCTCAAATGCTTTGAAAAACAAGGCCCATTATCTGCCATCCTGTTGCGTCGGCGTCTGTCAGCAGCAAGAAAGGATCACCGGCGCCTCGCATTAGCAGTCCGCTGCACCTCAGGAGCATCTTCTTCCCGCTCGATATGGCGTTTGATTTATGCTGCCGTCGCAGCCGATGtgcagtgaccccccccagaGCAGTCCAATAAAAAATTCTGATCTACACGGGACGTGCTGCAGACCTTATTTACAGAACACATTCTGCCTTCTGTTTGCTTTCTGCTTGGAAAGCGGCGCACGCTGTGCTTTTCAGGCCAAACTGTGGAAAAGCTGGGAATAATGCACGACCCGACTGAGGGAGACTATCAAAAgccaggcggcggcggcggcggcggcggcagcggcacATTGTTTGGTGCTGCAGCGAAGCAAAGAGAAGCAAAGGAAGTCTTTCTGTCGTTTTATCAGCATCTAGAATCGATGGATTCCTCGTAGCAACACGGTGGCATTGTTCTAGTTTTAGCTGTGAACGGATAAAAGACGGTGGTTTAACATTGATTGGACCGactttgttttctatttctaatCTTTATAAGAAGTAATCTGCGCCCTCACGTTAAGTCACGGATGGGATGAGGATAATAAAGCATATTTACTCGACCGAGATGTCCCGTCTGGAAGCTCACGAGCACCAAACGATTGGGGTCGTGAGTTCTGACATCCAGAGGAGATCCCTGTAGTTGTGAGGGAGAAAACGTGCACCTATCCCAGAACATCACCGTGGATACGGTGAATGCCAGCTCAGGCTTTTAGCAGTGGAACATCTCCAGTAAATGTTGCCTGGTGACGGCTCGGCCTTGTGCTCCACATTGGGACGAGACGTCGATAGAAAACAGACGAGGTCTTATTTATGCACATTTTAAGGGAATTTAAGGGCGTCTTTTCAGGGAATTCAACCCAACGGGCGCCATCGAATCAGGACTTTGGGAGAACAGATTTTACTTTTATATGTCAAGGTAGAACTTTCCCCCCCATTCGTTCTTTTAAGGCAGTGGTGCAGCCTTTATagttaaaaataacaacaaaaagtGCCACCTTAATCTTACGGAGTTGGGTGTCTGCGATGAATCCTCCCGAGCACGGAATAAAAGCCTTTACATCTCATTATATACCATGTTTTTTGTGAGCATATAAACAAATGGCAGAAGAATAAGCCATTAAATCAACCACAGAATCAAACAAGGTCGTAATCAAAggttatttataatggaggatttaaaaataataatcttataaaatatgcgttcaattcaatcaccaaaaatcacagtgcTAAAGGGGTCtggatatgaactatcatgtaaaatgtcttctggatccgatccagaaagaggtcaggaaaaaatatatattaaatattaacattaaaaacccgatttatggattaaaaagtCACATCagaatcacttttacttttggtGGGTGGTgtgtaaagacaccaagaacaatctagaagcttctgatgatgatccagatcaccgtgtggacggtgtagatccagttaggaggggaacgagctgctcggcggaggtctgcgctctctgagtgcttttctagttattggcAACATTAGTAGCATAAGACGCATtatgaaaaaatacaataaaaacggATTCCAACGTGCTATAATTAAACCCAACGTGACGTCCACATTGCTGAAAAGCCTGAAGTGCAGTTAAAACTTTCCAGAGAAACTGGGCCtcgtgcataaaaaaaaaataaagaatcttTGCTGAAACTTCGAGAGTTAATAATGAATTTCTTCAAGGTTAAATCTATCAGGAATATTTAGCATTGAGGGCATCAGCTGTTTCAATCACTCGGTGCTAGTCCCATTTCTCAACATTCATTTTGCTGCCGTTTCAAAGAGAAATTAAAATGCTGTCTGAGaataagtgtgtgcgtgtgtgtgtgtgttgcagctcaTCTCTAATTAGCCCTGTCGGGGTCTGATTTTGCTGCCGGATGATCAAAGGTGAGCTGGAGGGAACAGCCGTAATGTGTGAATCCCCGTTTCGGAGCAGTACAGTCAGACTGGCGTCCGCGGCGAGGCGGGCTGCAGGCAGACACGGACCCGTTCCATCCCACCTTCAGATCTTCCCATTCGCTTTTCATCCGGAGTGCTGTGGAAATTCATCCCGCATGCCTCTCCCTGTGGTCACCTTGTGGAAATCTATCACTTCCAGTGTCACCAAGGGAGTACTGGAGGACAATAGGAATGTGTTCCGGAGAAATCGGAAGGCAGGAGGCGCTCCGGAGTGTTGCCCGCCGGAGCATGTACCATTACAGTCCTTATCCCTTCAGGAATAAGTCGGCGCAATGCGAAGCTTTCTGCACTGCGTTTACTTCACATAAACTGTGTTTTCAACGCAGCCGCATTGGCAGTTTGTGCAATCCATCAACGTGCACGAGTCCGAGCTCGTCTACAACGACGACCTGCGATTCTGGCGCGCGGCTAAAGTTTGGAGCAGCTTAGCCGGCGTTGACGTGACGGCATGTCGGAGATTTGCGGCGCGAGGATCTGTGGCAGCGGCGTTCTTTCCCCGTTACGTTCACCTAAAAGCAACAGTCCCATACTGGTTGGCCTTGGGTTCTgtccgaggtttctgcctgttaaagggaagtttttccttgcctccgtcgccatagtgcttgctcttgtgggtcaagttgggtctttccctgctacacctgtgaAGTGCTTCTTCCCGCCTTGAGGGAGGGAAGCTTAAATCGAGCCCAGctttctctcctgcagcttccaCGGCGGAGAAGCGGCGCTGCGTTCGAAGAACGTAGGACAAAGCCATCGTACGATTCGGCGTAGTCGGGAGGAAATTGCAGCGCAGAAGTGAAAGAAGCCGCAGAAAGTCATTAAACTCGCTGTAATTAACAGCTGGAGTTGAATTACGGCGCCCCGTATCGCCAGAAGTCTCATTTTCACGGACAGCGGGGAAGCAGGAGAAATATTCCAGATTAGCAAAACAGGGAGAATTAAGAAGCATCGTGGCGTCCAGTGAAACACGGATATATGGATTCAGAGGAAAAGCTTTCCTGGGACATTTTACACAAGGTCCAAACGGGGATGAGATTTATTACAGGACGGCCCACACTTTGCATGCATTACAGAAAAGAAAGTGGATTTCACGGCGATACAGGAAGCCAATCAGGAGGAGCCGTCTGCACACACAGCGCTACGAGGGCCTCGAACTGAACGCGTGTGATGAAGATGTCCTGATTtcccctgatgatgatgatgatcgaCCCTAAACTGCGCAACCACACGCTGCGGCTCTTTGATTGCTTGGCTTGGATGAAAAGTCAACTCGAGGAACTGAAAACGCATCGTGTGCTTTTGGAACAATCTGAGAAACAGCCGGTTCATCTGCTACCCgagcaaacctccgccaagcagctcacccccccccccccagagctggATTCACCCCGTCCatatcatcaaaaggttctacattctAAAGAATACTTTACATCCACAACGAAAGACGGTAATAGACGACCAGGCACCTAAAAAGGGGgtttaacacaaaaataaagctgCCTAAACCAAAAAAACGGAAAAGGAGGACCGGCTGGTTGTCCAGCGAAACAACCGAAagaaatcacagccaaacaaaacaaCGATATCAAAAGGGCAAACAGGAAATACTCACTGTGCAGCGGCGGGGGAACGTACGACCCGAACGAGGGAATACGGGAAGACAGGTAGAAACGAGGACGCAGAGAGGATGCAGAGTTCTGgcagagaggcgggtccagagaggcgggtccaaagaggcgggtccaaagaggcGGGTCCAGAGAGGCGGTTCaagagaggcgggtccaaagagacgggtccagagaggcaggtccagagaggcgggtccaaacaggcgggtccagagaggcgggtccagagaggcgggtccaaagCGGCGGGTCCAGAGAGAcgggtccagagaggcgggtccagagaGACGGGTCCAGAGAAGCGGGTCCAAAGAGGcgggtccagagaggcgggtccagagaggcgggtccagagaggcgggtccagagaggcgggtccaaagaggTGGGTCCAGAGAGGCGGttccagagaggcgggtccagagaGGTGGATCCAAAGAGGcgggtccagagaggcgggtccagagaggcgggtccaaagaggcgggtccagagaggcgggtccagagaggcgggtccaaagaggcgggtccagagaggcggttccagagaggcgggtccagagaGGTGGATCCAAAGAGGcgggtccagagaggcgggtccagagaggcgggtccaaagaggcgggtccaaagaggcaggagctgttcaggtgagatgtggaacaggtgcgGCTCGTTCAGTTCAGCGATGCCTCCGCAACtatgcaggggcagaaatcagcctgcagtcaccatagcaaccctcacagatggagttttaatgttcaACCTTCagatttgttcctgacctcattctggatcagacccagaagtaGTAGTTTAACGTCGGACCGTGATTTTttgtgagtgaattaaatgcacatAAAACAACTTAAGCCTCCAtatataagtaaatgggaaaaatccGGATCGCGACGGTATCCGCAATCCGGCTCCGATCCGGATAAAATTCGGTGCTGACATAGAAATCCCCTCCCTACATGACCGTGTCCAATTCTAGAACcaccggtcaataatcaactgagatattgaggaacacattttgaagctccattgactgcaatgttagcgGAAATTTCAAAgatccagaattcaggatctcttctggatcatcgccgaaatttaatcaactgttcctggcaagattcccaacatttcctgaattttGTCAATATTCGTCTGCTTGctggcgtttatctgtctgtctgtctgttagcgagTCAACTCAGAAATTACATCTAGTTTTCTTTGGGGGgttttcgtttttctttttttttatcagattgCATCATACGTCACGTTCTGTCAAACACCGGTAGGAAACAGAAACATTGACGGATTGCGAGGGcatcaataccccccccccccccgagacggAGCCTAAACAGAGAGCTACAGCTCATTCCTCATTATTGATATGTAGAAGGGCCCCGCAGGCCTTCTTTTCACACCATCCTCCCATCCCATGTCGTCAGACGTTCTTTATGTCTGTTTTCACGCTACTCGCGGGATGCGAGGAAACATCGGCGTCACACTCGTCTTCCGTGCGCCGgagtatcacacacacacacacacacacacacacacacacaaaaagtgaTGACGTAACAAATGATGGCAATTAAGGGAGGCAATTTGCATGTCTTGAATAAATTAGCGCTTGGATCGTTGCTCGTAGCGTTTGGTGTTCAGTGGGAGGGGGTTGCGCAGTATTTCTTTTGACAAGGCCCAAAATCAAAAGCCGAGCAACGATTACTTAAACATCAATAACAGCTTAAAGAGCGCGCGCCGCTCGCTAATTAGCACGCCTTTTCTCCGAGTCAATATTGTGACCGTGCGCATGCAGATCGTGATGTTGCGATTGAGTGGCGTTGCTTGCTGACTGTTCACCAATCAGGgtctttggggggggaggggtgcaaACAGTCGTTTTgtttgttaaccccccccccaccatgttGCTTATATTTTTTGGTGCCAGTTTGTGTCCTTCCTTTGTGTCTTTCTCATGCGAGCTTCATCTGGTTTTTGGACTCCTGTCTTTGTCGCGCTTTGGCTCGCTTGTTGTTTTGGACCATCGAGATCGAGATCAACTCAACGCCTTCTGGACTTCCTCAACAAGATCAGAATACTCAAATACTCCTTTGCTGCATGCCTGATCTGCAGTCGGTCCTAATGTGGCTCATTATTCCCAGAGGAAGACGACGCGGGCCTTCTTCGGATTCTCCTTACCTCGCGGCACAATTTCACTCTCTCAATCGGAGACTGTCGGCAGACTGCTCTTACACACTCCTGTGCATCAAACACCTGGGAGCTGTCCTGAACTGCATTATTCAAGAGCTGCTGACACAGCAGCAATTCTCTCAGCGCCTGTTCAACCCACAGGTTTCTCAAGCCGCTGCAGCGATGCAGGAAGATCTGCTGCTGGTCTCAGAGCTGGTCGcgtgaaatacattttatttctgtagctctTAGACCCCGTAAAACGTTATCTGAAGATCTAGATTCTAAAACAGGACAGATAAGATTCGTTTTGGTCAGAACACCTCCTCAAGGGCCATCGGACTCAACACAGGAGTACCACAAGGCTGCGTGCTGAGCCCATTCCTATTCTCCCCCCTTCACCTACGACTGCAGGCCTGTAGCACGTATCCGACTCCGTCAAACGACACAAAGATGATCGGACTCATCGTCAGCAGCAACAGTGACACAGCCAGACAGGGGAGGAGGCGCCGTGGCTTCGTGAGCTTTGCACCTGAACCCACCGCCAACCGGGATGCTCGGCAGCAGAGACTCCCGTTCCCCCCTTTGCACTGTACAGAGCGTCACGCTCCGTAACTCGTAATAGAAGACTCAGGTAATATAAACACCCTAAAAAGAGGAATTTGTTGTTTTGCCCCCAAGAGGAAGTGTTATTACTTTTTGCTGAGTCATGAATAATGGATCAGGTTTGCCTGTAATCCCTCGGCGATAACAACCTCTATCGGTGCGGAGAGAAATGCTGAAAatacagacgggggggggcacagataTGACCTCTTTTATGGGACACCCCCCCCGTGATAAACCCCAACCTTCCCTCATCCAACTCTGACATGACTGCCCTTCTATACTCACATCATCCGTTTTGTTTGCGCTCTGGCATGCAGGGGCCCAGCTCCAGATGAGCAGGGTTACTATGGCGACAGACGCTACAAGAATGCTTTATGTTCGCtgcacagatggacagacagacataggCATAGCATCGTACGTAACTGATTGTGTTGACGGGATGAAAGCGCGTCTATTTCAAACCGAGGTGCGCGTTGGGAGAGCTGAATGGCAAGTAGCTGCAGGACGAGCAGCGTGCGAAGATCAACTGCTCCCCCACATGGCGGCAGGCGGTACTGCATGTACCCGAACTCTCTCGGAGGACACGCCTACGCATCAGATGGAATCCAGCAtgccttacacacacacacacacacaaacacaaaaacactccccCAACACTAAAATAAGTCATCACAGAAAACAAAGCCGGTTTTCCTCCCCATTCGCTGGTTTATCATGACATTCTGTAGAGCGCACACCGTAGGaataggggtgggggggggtctgatcaAGATATTTATTAAGCGGTTTTGCAATTCCTCTACCTGCCTGGCATCTAAATCCGTCACCGTGTCGTTCCCCGGAAGCTGAATCAATGCAGAATATGATTGCATGAGATTCCCTTCCAGATAGTTAACTTTCGTCTGCCctatgtgtataaatatatatatatatatatatatagccaaAAAATATGTATGCATTCCAGTCTTAGCAACATCCTTTTTGCAGAAGACAGATTTTGAATTTGAACATGCCGACATGTTGCATCGGTTTTCTCCGGGTGGTCTTTGTTTTCTCACCCTCTGAAGatataaagattttttttgggggggggggggcactaataggtgtgaatgtgagtgtgaatgctttgttttctctccCGTTTATGATGAGCCTGCCTCAGCAAAAGTTAGCTGCAGAAAGAATGAACTCTTCATTCCATCTTCTCGGTGGTTAAAAAAATGATGTGGCTTCATTCAATGGAGACATCAAATTTACCCAGCATGCTCCCCTTCCTCAGACGCGGCCTCTTGTTAACAGAGATCACCGAAACGCCGacaacagcgtccctcaataTCCTACAGTCATTGCACACTTTGCAGGAACCGTTGACCCGAGCAGCCACAAGTCAGACTCTCCGAAAACCGATATTGCAGCTCCCATAAAAGCGGCTTCCTGTTATATCATGTCAagctaataaaaataaaaccctccaTGCATTTAGCTCTTCGACAGAAATGCAGTTTTTCCTTTCCGCTCACTGAGTCCTCATCTGTCATTTTTCAGTCTTCCTGCTTTACGCAGAACCATACtggtttgaaatgtttatttcaaacAACGATGGTTTTGAGTTCAGAGAACGCCTGTGATCTGCAAACACTACAGAAAACACTAGTAAAAGCTgcatgaaagaacaaaagaaaaactccTGTCAggtgtttttttcttaaagaaAACCAAACGCTGAGTGGCGGCTTGACTTTTACGGGAATAGCGGCCTAAACCTTTCCAGGTCAGATTCACAGGGGAATACAAATAAGCGAGGGGAAAGGGCTTGCGGCGGAGAGACTGTTCTCCTCCGTCAAAAATCTCGTCTAAAAAGTGTACGTATTAGACGTACGAGACTTCCGCAGTGAAATGAAAACGAAAGCCGCCTCCTCCGACTCCAGACTTTGAGCGCAATGTTGGAAAAGGAACAGGAAGAATTCAGAAAAGCCGCAAAGAGAGTAAGGCGGTTTAAAAAAAGGTCTTAATGGAGTGAAGATCGCTttattgaaaacacattttccaggcATGCTCTACAGGGGCTTGCCCACTGGACACTTCCTTCTTAGCGCTCACCTTTATGTAAGCTGGAAAGGGCATCGATAGCGAGCTCTCTTTTGGAGCGAAGCTCCTTATCAGGATGCAAACGGAATACTGGAAGGGCACTCAAAGAGTCTGGGAATGCTGCTGAAGATTCCCTACAGCGTTTACTTTGATCCAGAGCTGCGTCGAAATCTGTTCGccccttttcctttttcccagcgggggggggggtctctccgTGAAACTACAAATAAACAGATGCAAGGCAATGAAAAAGCCGAGTTCATTGGAGGAGGAAGCCGAGACGCTCGGTCGATTGCTGGCTCCCGACACCGAACGCTCCGTCTTCATTGATGTTTAGTGGAaaaaacagttttgttttgtttttttgcagaatgATGGAAATAAcgaaaaaaaactgtaaatattTGGATCCAcatcaaaatattttaatggaTTCTTTCTGGGCCCTTGCCAAATTCTTCAAGCACAAATCCATACAGACATTTTAGACATTTTTGCTAAGTCCTGCTCAGAAACCAACCAATAATCAAAGGAATGGACGTGATTGATAGAAAACCAACGTTGTGTTTCAGGCCTCTTTTAATGGCTTCTGTTAATTATGCAGGCTTCCCTGTTCAGCATTTCCAGGCTGACTTGCAATCAATCGAATCGCCAGGAGAACATCTACTTTGACCTGGGGCTGAAGCAATACATCGGCGCAGGCCCGCGGATGCCTTGCTCGGTATTGATCGTTCTATACGCGCTCAAAGGGGGACACGCTTGGCGGTCTCATGCTGTGATCGAGGACAGAGAGCCTTGCGGCGCCCTGTTTGTAATCACTTTGTAATGTTATTCCAATTAGCCAGGACGCGGCtacgctgccctgcagcatgCAAACATGGAATGTTGTCATGTGTTATATGTAATgcaggtggggggcggggggggggtccccgaTAAACATTATGCACGCCGGAGAAATGCGACAACAGCCACCAGCAGCGGCCGTGACATATATAAAGATCTGCTACAACCACAATAATAGTTTCTATGGTGACCCCCAGTGTCCCGAGGCTCAGAAGACAAACACGATGATGTCAGAGTTAGGGATGCTATTTTCTGCGTTCCGGTTCATTAATTAAATATCAGGCGCAAGGTCAAGGCAAGGTCAGCTTTTCGCTTTCTTTGAAGTGGAGATCTGCTTTTATGGAACTCAGATCCAGTTCAATGAATATAACACGTCGAAACACGTTGAAGACAGTGGAGGTTTATCAGGACAGTGGAGGTTTGTCAGGACAGTGGAGGTTTGTAAGGACAGTGGAGGTTTGTAAGGACAGTGGAGGTTTGTCAGGACAGTGGAGGTTTGTAAGGACAGTGGAGGTTTGTAAGGACAGTGGAGGTTTGTAAGGACAGTGGAGGTTTGTAAGGACAGTGGAGGTTTGTCAGGACAGTGGAGGTTTGTCAGGACAGTGGAGGTTTGTAAGGACAGTGGAGGTTTGTCAGGACAGTGGAGGTTTGTAAGGACAGTGGAGGTTTGTAAGGACAGTGGAGGTTTGTCAGGACAGTGGAGGTTTGTCAGGACAGTGGAGGTTTGTAAGGACAGTGGAGGTTTGTAAGGACAGTGGAGGTTTGTCAGGACAGTGTGTGGGCCGCCGTGTGGTGCGGCGGCGTAACGCCATACGGCCGTGGCACTGAGCTCATAATGACACAAAGTCCCGCCGTCTCTTCGTCCCAATTCAGAGATGGAGtttcagctttatttttggAAAAGGAAGATCAATATTTAATGAGTCAGGAAAACAACCCGAGTGTGAGAACGCGGCGCCGTAACTGGCTTCAAGGTCTGGCAAGCAGAAATAATTCATGACATATTTGACGTTTGGAATTTAAAGAAGCGACATTGTGTGTATAATTAACGCTTTTAAGTATAAGGCAAAGTAATCTCCCATCCCCATTAAAGGAAGGTGCGCTTGAACCCGAGGCTCTGCTGCGTCAGTCGGCCAATCGCCTGACGGCAACTCACACAACGGGATTGCACATAGACATTTAActaaagtgggggggggggggggcgtgtgcaCATGCGTCTGCACATCAGGCCGTAAAAGCTGTCCTTCTGGTTAATAGCAAATGGGCTGCAGGTGGGCGAGATAGAGCGCCGTTAATGAGGAATATCTTAATTAGCTTCTATGCTCCGACACCCCAGAAGCAGCCCTCActggtgcgccccccccccccccccccccctccacgctATTAAATGCATATCGGTCActtttattgttcttttttacGTATCCAGACGTGGAATGCCTGTTTGGCTTTTGGGATGCTGCTCTCTTGGTGTTGGATCCTCTCTTAGCCTTTTCCTCTCA of Brachionichthys hirsutus isolate HB-005 chromosome 24, CSIRO-AGI_Bhir_v1, whole genome shotgun sequence contains these proteins:
- the LOC137911867 gene encoding proline-rich proteoglycan 2-like, coding for MQSSGREAGPERRVQRGGSKEAGPERRFKRGGSKETGPERQVQRGGSKQAGPERRVQRGGSKAAGPERRVQRGGSRETGPEKRVQRGGSREAGPERRVQRGGSREAGPKRWVQRGGSREAGPERWIQRGGSREAGPERRVQRGGSREAGPERRVQRGGSREAVPERRVQRGGSKEAGPERRVQRGGSKEAGPKRQELFR